The following DNA comes from Oncorhynchus masou masou isolate Uvic2021 chromosome 21, UVic_Omas_1.1, whole genome shotgun sequence.
acaaagcaaaaacaggtttgtatttttttgttttgtttcaaatGTGGTAGGCtgggcgcaatgcacgctgacacagtgGCCAGGtgtagtgtttcctctgacacattggtgcagctggcttccggtttAAGCGGAAATTGTGtcaagcagtgcggcttggctgggttgtgtttcggaggatgcacagctctcgaccttcgcctctccgagtccgtacgggagttgcagcgttgAGGCAAGACtgaccaattggataccacgaaattagggagaaaaaggggtaaaagtaataaaataaaaaccttttAAAaagatggagaccactgtgttcttggggtccttcaatgctgcagaaatgttttggtacctttccctatatatgtgcctttccaaatccaatcaagttggactccaatcaagttgtagaaacatcaaggatgatcaatgaaaacaggatgcacctgagcccaatttccagtctcatagcaaagggtctgaatacttgtgtaaataaggtatttcagttacATTAGCTAAAATTCCTAAACTTTTTTTCGCTTtctcattatagggtattgtgtgttgattgcaGAGGAAAtggttttatttaatccattttagtataataaggctgtaacgtcaaggggtctgaatactttccaaaggcactgtataagaGAGCCAAACTAGCAAAGCTTTACCAGAATACTCCAGCAATGACTCACATCCCTGACGATAGCAGATCTCCGATGTTATTTTTCATAGCCAGCAGGCTGTCTTGCCTGTTCTAGGAACGTCCTGCGGGGTATGGGGGAGACCAGGGAGATTTCCTGGATTAGGGAGCCTCCTAAACCCTGGTTGGGGGTGTGAGGAGAGGGCGGTCTCCTGCTCTGCTTTGGGAGGGAAATGGGGACCAGTCAGTGAGCCTAATTCCTCAGATTAGAAGCGGCAGTTCAGCGACCAGAGGTTCCAGAGGGTGCCGAGAGAATCTAAACAGCATCATGATTGGAAACGTACTGGGCATTTGGCTTTTATTAGCTACAGACAGGACCCCCAGCCCTACACTGCAGAGGTTGTCCCAACGTCAATAATATGGCtgtcagtcaaacacacacacgcacatacaacATGCTCGAGTGATTATCATTCCACAGTAAAATAGATCACAACAGTCCTCAAAAGACCAAAGTCAATTATACAAATCACAATGTTTCCCTTTTATTTAACATTTTACAGTACAATAAATTGATCATATAATGAAATAGTTGATAAGCATTTTAATTACTTTTCTTCTATGGATACCGGAGGTGCGGTATAGAGGAAGGTATAGTATATTCACTCAATACATCAGCGCAACATTCAGTAACTGGGCAGTCGTATGCTTTCAGAGTCTGGATGCAGTGATCTTGTGGGCCTACCACTGGCCTGTTTGGTGGTCATAGCGTCCTGGTTTGCTGCCAAATATGATTTATCTGGCAGCATTTTCCCTTTAGGCACCATGGAGCAGGTACATGGCTTGTCTGGTCATGTCGTCCTGTTCAGGGGTTCTCTGCCCAGGTGACCACGATGACACAGACTGAGCAGTCCCACAAACAGGCTGAAGATCAGCAGAAACAGAGCCTGGGGGCACAAGGAAATGACATCGTAGTGATGCAGTGCAGTCACAGGTTAGTCATGATCATTACATTGCCAGCAGATATGAAAACAttgccattaaaaaaaaaaaagtaacattttctttcattttttgGGGTCCTTGCAATCTTGTCTTTTCCATGATTTATGAGGCTAAAACAACTCCAGTATGAGGATGAATTTGGGAAGTGTGCATTTACCACGACAGACTCCAGAGACTTTTGTACACACGGTCCACCATGCTATACTTAACACCCAAAACAAACTACAGATTAAAGAACCTAAACATGAGAACATTAACCAACCATTCAAAACCCATTTAGCTAATAAGGTCAAACATTACCAGTAGATGCTAATGGACCAATAAATAACCCCCAAAAGGAAACCCCATCAGTTAAACGACTTAACACCTACCCACAACCCCAAACACAGTCAGCAGCACAGCCAGCAGGATTGTCAGACGCTCAGACATTTTAGTTTGTAATTGACCATTTATTTTGACatggagtcaatgctgagaccatgGTCTCTTTTCCATCACATCACTCGGAAGGTTCACGTCGTAGCCTAGCAACAGCTCTGTGTCCATGTGGCCTGTCAGAGAGATAAAGCAAAGTGAATGACTGGTCCAATATAACATTTTAGGAGGTAGAGACACCATGGATTTAAGAGCTTGTAGTGTcaaccagctctctctctctgaggtgtgtcACTGCCCATTTCATTTTGCATTTTTAAGCCAATTATACACATTTGTCCATGGAGCCAAGatacatttttgcagttttaaaaccAATTTCCTGCAATTAAATTGATTTTTCCATGGCATATACTGTGTTCTTTTGCTCAAACATAACAAAACCAATACTGCTTAAATTATTGTTTTGGGAATTTTcaattctccctgactgtctagcttttattttggtgattgctAGTTCtcaaaaattacatttaaaaataataGTACCATAATTTCAacatactttatatctggttttagtcATTGAAGTTTGAAGTGTTTTTCCATTCATGAAAATgaataatacatttttaaaatgtatcattatttgtatttatttatttattttacacacGGCCAGCCCAAGGATTACAATGGCAGAAAAATCACTGTTTAGAAGGATGTGTAAGGGCTGcgtcagtcaggcaggcagggtaCTGACTGGTCCAGCTCACAGTAGATGGGCACCACAGCAGTGTGGCAGAGGAAGGAGAAGGCCATGGTGGGGATGATGTAAGCACTCAAAACACACATCCATCATTCACTACATTGCCGTCATTAACACCGTAGAAACGTATACGGTTACCCAGGGAAagtagggcagtgtgtgtgtgtctagtagtaatagttgtaggagtaataataatagtagtagtcatTACCAGCAAAACTGCAGTGTGTGATATTGGAAAGTTGAGGTGAGAAGTTCTCTGATTTAGTATTTTAGACATATCTATAAATACATGCACACtgcacacaaataaacacacttTTGCACTGCCTCCTCTGGCAGCAATATATCATGGTATCTGAATCGTATAACCATGTGTGCCATGTAATTCTGCACgcccccccagacacacacagattaatAGTACAGGCACATTCACACGTGAGTGGCAGCTGCTGGTTGCACTCAGCTCTGGAGCATATGCTATTCCATACACTACACAATCCTGCACTCTTAATGATTGGGAAATGTCACCACTGACCGTGACTAAGAACTATAGACAGACAGTGCCTTTTACTAAAGCTCCAGAAGATCCAGAAAACTGCTTCTGCAACTGTAATAATTGTACTTTTGCAATTTTACAATTGCAATATAGCGTATTACAGCTTACAAATATTATACAGTCTGTTTTACTGACTACATATCCAGGGTTGATGGAGACAAGTTGAGTCAAtgcatcagtggaggctcctcggaAGAGGGAGAGGACCATCCTCATCAGTCAATTTCAGAAAATGTTAAATAGTGAAACATTGAAGTTATCCTTCTTTGATAACTATACCACAtttattcacgtcaccaaataatttattaaaacactgttttgcaatgaaggtctacagtagcctcaacagcactctgtagggtagcaccatcgTATAGCCGAGGTACAGCTAGCTTCCGCAATCCTCTGGGAACACAGACTTCAACACAAAACCTAAGAGGCtcgtggttctcacccccttccatagagttacacagtaattatgacaacttccggaggacgtcctccaacccatccgagctcttgcagcatgaactgacatgttgtccatccaatcaaagcATCAGAGAATAAATAAAGTACTGAAAGCAtatgctacagctagctagcactgcagtgcataaaatgtggtgtgTAGTTGACTCAGAGAAAGACAATAATTGAActgttttgaacaaattaatttctttaaaaaatgGAGAAGCAAGAGACagatgcagctagctagtttggCCTACTCTAATACCTGGCTCAAGAAGGATGctggctggctatggctatccaacactggaacttatccaagtcaaggtaagcttttggttttataacCACTAGTacccgccggtgtaactgctaaactgctcgCTGTACACGGTCCTGTGTGATTGTAGCAGTTTAGTAACacattagttctagtagctatgttaatTATGATgctagctaatatggtgacaacgatgtaggctgtgtgtagctgtTAGCGGTTATGATATTAAGGTTTGGCTTGGAAGGGTTTTTTCACCTGTtaacagacagctgatgtgttgtgcactgaagttcacaagcgaagggaaaaggagagaggagactgcatAGATCCAATAAGGAATTATACAACAATCAAAGGGATCattgctgtttgtatgtggctgccatgaaagtgaactgtgtttgcatgtgatcaAGGGCTtatgtttcttaaacggaagcaaacagaacaaaacatggataaacatacttgaatttgtccaatagaaatttGTTTGCAACTGCAGGACTAATGATTAGAccttagatcagctagatgcagaagagtgtgcaaggcggtattgaatgcgtcaatgtctgtcaccttgattactcaaatttctctcgacctgtgcacttATGTTGTAAAGTTTCATTCAtaagctaggttgtagcaacctcatgatgggtatagggaacattTGGGTATCATGTAGTAGCCGAAACATATCGATGTTACATTCAGCggagtgaatggaatatgaatgacagtcatccaatgtgctgtaatagaaataaggccatgggCATAATGTTTTTTTCTTCTATCGTCCTCACTCATAAAATGGCACCGATGCATACATCCCTTACTGGGTGAGAGTTTGGGCGTACATTCCAATTCCGAAGGAATTCGATATctggaaaaatgtatttaaattaatAAATGCAGCAATGTTAATTTCACTCTTGTTCATTTCTAATGTTTCAGAAATGAGAGGAGTTGTAAAGGGTGGTTGGAAATACGAGTGTCTTTGGGGTAGATTGAATTCCATAGTCTTGACTACGGAGGAAACTAAACAACAGCCATTTAAATGGACCCACAGCCATGACTGTATACAAGGAAGCAATAGTGCTGCTGTTATATCCAACAAGGTCAAAGTTCACTTCCTGGCACTGGCAGGGTCGTAAGTACTTCCTCCCCTTCAGGACTGGCACCAGTCACAGTGCAGCATTCTCTGGTATTCGTCAATACATAACTGGCTCAGTCAGCCACCAAAGCCTCCCATTCAGAAACGCATTCTCCAGGATTCCTGCCTAATCCTACAACCAGGACTCGAGGGTAGGTGTTACCAGGGTGGGAAATTAACATTTTGGTCCACCAGTCACTGTGGCAGTTAGATACAAAAAAATCTATGAAAGGGAAAACAGTCAGTTGCAGAACTGAATGCAttgaactgaaatgtgtcttccccatttaacccaatccctctgaatcagagaggtgcagggggcttccTTAAATCAACGCCCATGTCGTCGGTGCACTGGGAACAGTTtctgttgggggttaactgccttgctcagaagCAGATTTTTCCATAATTTGCCGGCTCGGGTATTCAAACCAtcgacctttcggttacaggcccaacgctgttaaccgctaggctacctgccacctgaaGTGACGCTCACACACTTTCAGTATTTGGTGTGTGTGATTAGGTCCGTTTGTAATGTGGTTGTTACCTGGTCACATTGCTTGGTAGGGGGCAGGGGATGTACCCATTTCTTGACCACAACCTGTGAGAGAAGCAACAGATCAGGTGGATTATGGTGGAAGAGAAACTTGTCAACCTTTAGAGGCATAAGATTTGTACTGAACTCACCACAACTAAGAAGATGAGCATGAAGAGGAGGCTACTGGTGTAGCCTGGAATCCTGGAGGGTGGAAGGACAAAGATGGTGATACACATGTCTATCATATAGATTTAAGGACAAGTGTGCCAGATGAGACCAAACTGTGCCACTCTCCAATCTTGGGTCAGTAGAGCCAGAGGAACCTCATAAGTCATCAGAATCAGTAACATCCTGCCATCTTCATACCAggccaccctacagagagacaaacagaggatGAAGGGAAAGAGAATATTTACTATTTTTATGGATGAAAGTTGATACCTTTAGAAATGTTCCCCCTCCACAAGTCTTATGATGAAGACAATGaggagtctccctctctccctggacCCCTCTTCTCTGCCTGGAAATGAGTCTCCATTTCGTGCTCAAATACAGCCTCATAATATGGTATAAATTAAGGGCTTTAGCTCTCGCAAACCATAACAATTATTTAATTCACATGCAAACGTTCTGTCGCTCTGTCAGATGGGGCAAGATTTCACTCATTGGCTTTTTTCTGAGGGCGAATAATATTTTCCTTTGCTGAGGCGGCCTTGGCAGTTTATTCAGGAGGGAGGAGTTGGAGAGGGGGGGGACGAAAGGGTGAAACATGTGGAAGGCATGCTGGCTCACTGGGATCAGGGTCGGTCGGGGTGAGGGGTGGCGGAAAGTTAGCACTGGCTGCTGTGTTGGGTGGGGAGGAAAGGGACGCAGTGTGGGGTCATGGGGGACTGGCTCCAGGGCTGTTTATGGGGCTCACAGTATCAGCAGCACCTGCTCTGACCATATCAACACCAAATGACTCTTGTTTGGCAGTTTAACAGCTCCTGGGTTACCATAGTGGCCCAAAgtctcgtctctctgtctgcaCTGGGTGGACAGTCCTTAACTGGATGTCATGTAGACAACCACTTTGATCCCATCTCTCACCCTAACGCCTGCCTCAACTTAAACCTCACCCTTCACTTAACCTAGGACAATCATGCCAAACACAGCCTGTATTCTTGTGGGGACGATAGCCACCACAATATATTGGCATTGAGCTTCAATCAATGTTTAATTAAAATTTCACTACCATATCTAAGCCAATATTGGAGGTATGCAACACACTCTCTGCCTCTCATCATGAGCCGTGCGTCTGTTAACGAGAACCACATACCGGATTTTTAAAAGGGTCATTAACTtgaggaaaaatatatattttttgcgcAGAACTAGATCTAGGCGACGGACAAAAACAAGACTATAGCGCCCATAGTGACCATTAGATTTGCCACCTTCGGACTGAATACGTTTGTAGGGTCAACAGTTCTGATTAAATTCATAAATATAACGCTCTCAAGAACCAACGATGTGCTGCTATctttttgtagcatttctgacaATGCTAACATTTTTCATTGGCTTGGTAGCTAGCCAGATAGCTAACATAAATttgcatgctagctagctaatataaaGTTATACCAGCCATATGAGAGAACGTTGGCTAGGTAGCTAAACCACAAGCGAGGAAAGCTAGCTATATTTTGCCAAGTAAGGTTTTTCCATATAAGACTGAAGTCACCATGTGTCAATTGCTGACCTAGACACTTGCATGTAAGCAGAGCACAAACACATAAGCTAACGTCCTTGGCTGCCGTGATAGCTAACATTAGTCTTACGTTAACTGGCTAACGCGTATGACCAGTTCATGCACCAcaatatacagtatcatactttCTTACACAAAAcatagctagccaacgttagttATGTTAAGTTTAAAACCACCAAACTTTGGGAAACTGCCATGCTGCTAACGTTATTTTGCATTGCTAGGTACAATAGATGAGATGCTTACTACCAGACTAGCTAGTTTGGTAGCCAATGTTACCCCAACAAGACTGTACCAAAAATCAAATGTTAATATCTTCTAGCTACATTCTTCCacaaaacatagctagctaaataaCTTCCAAGTAGAGCCCAACCAATATGGGATTTTTTGGGGCCGTTACTGATTTTAGGGAGGCAAACGTCAGCGATTACAGATAACGTTATGccatacatgtttttttttaatagttgaaaaaaatatatacactgctcaaaaaaataaagggaacactaaaataacacatcctagatctgaatgaattaaatattaaatacttttttctttacatagttgaatgtgctaacaacaaaatcacaaaaattatcaatggaaatcaaatttatcaacccatggaggtctggatttggagtcactcaaaattaaagtggaaaaccacactacaggctgatccaactttgatgtaatgtccttaaaacaagtcaaaatgaggctccgtagtgtgtgtgtggcctccacgtgcctgtatgacctccctacaacgcctgggcatgctcctgatgaggtggcggatggtctcctgagtgatctcctcccagacgtggactaaagcatccgccaactcctggagaGTCTggggtgcaacgtggcgttggtggatggagcgagacatgatgtcccagatgtgctcaattggattcaggtctggggaacggacgtgccagtccatagcatcaatgccttcctcctgcaggaactgctgacacactccagccacatgaggtctagcattgtgtggcattaggaggaacccagggccaaccgcaccatcATATGGCCTCACAATGGGGTccgaggatctcatctcggtacctaatggcagtcgggccacctctggcgagcacattgagggctgtgcgcccccccccccccaaagacatgccaccccacaccatgactgacccaccgccaaaccggtcatgctggaggatgttgcaggcagcagaacattctccacggcatctccagactctgtcacatgtgctcagtgtgaacctgctttcatctgtgaagagcaaatggcaccagtggcgaatttgccaatcttggtgttctctggcaaatgccaaacgtcctgcacggtgttgggctgtaagcacaacccccacctgtggacatcgggccctcataccaccctcatggagtctgtttctgaccgtttgagcaaacacatgcacatttgtggcctgctggaggtcattttgcagggctctggcagtgctcctccgttgttgccctcctacggcctgctccacgtctcctgatgtactggcctgtctcctggtagcgcctccatgctctggacactacgctgacagacacagcaaaccttcttgccacagctcgcattgatgtgccatcctggatgagctgcactacctgagccacttgtgtgggttgtagactccgtctcatgctaccactagagtgaaagcaccggcaGCATTcagaagtgaccaaaacatcagccaggaagcataggaactgagaagtggcctgtggtcaccacctgcagaaccactcctttattgggggtgtcttgctaattgcctataatttccacgtgttgtctattccatttgcacaacagcatgtgaaatttattgtcaatcagtgttgcttcctaagtggacagtttgatatcacagaagtgtgattgacttggagttacattgtgttgtttaagtgttccctttatttttttgagcagtgtatactAGTCTCACAAATTGTGCGCCAAAGGACTAACAGATACTCTAAATGATGATTTCTTAACTTAATATTAAGATTTTATTTGGTTTACAACACCAACTATCTCCTCTACAAATTCGAAAGTAAATACAAAACACTTGTTCAGTTTACCTTCTTAGGTACAACTTATTAAATATTTGTCTATCTATGACAGTTGATAACAATGCAGAAGTGTTTGTTCTGAAGCAACACAAGCACACTAATAAACAAGGCCTGAATTCATTAAACTGTCTCAAAATAGCACTGTTTAGAAGTTCAAACTGTGCAGTGAAATGCAGTCATTTGTAATGTCATTGTATTGAGGAGATTCACTACAGTGCTTTACAAGAGTCAAGTCATGTAAAGAAACACTATGGCAACCGTGGAATGATGGCTTATTAGGACAAGCACACGCTAGCTGTTCATTACGTGGTGGAAAAAAAATCTGACAAACCATAATCTAAATTACACTCATTCGATACAAAATGTATTGGCTATATATTTCAACTTCTGCAGGACAAGGCTTGCCAAACTGGTTTTAGTCACACGTTCGAattaacactgaacaaaactgTAAAAAACGCATCATTGAACGTGTTCcatgagctgaaacaaaagatcccagaaatgttccatacacagaaaaatattatttctctcatGTTGAACACAAATCTGTTTAAATCCCTGTCAGGgaacatttctcatttgccaaaataatcctTCCACCcaacaggtgtggaatatcaagaagctgattaaacagcatgatcattacacaggtattgtgcttgggacaatacaaggccactctaaaatgtgcagttttgtcacacaaacataatgcagatgtctcaagttgagggagcatgcaattggcatgctgactgcaggaatgtccatcagagctgttgccagagaattcaatgttaatttctctaccataaaattgcctccaacattgttttagggaatttccaatcggcctcacaaccgcagaccacgtgtaaccacgtcagcccaggtcctccacatccggcttcttcacttgcaggatcatctgaggccagacacctggacagctgatgaaactgtgggtttgcacaaccaaataatttctgcacaaactgtcagaaaccgtctcagagaAGCTAATCTGCATGCTCGACTTCCTGAACAGAGCCTTGACCGGACTGCAGTTCAGTGTCGTAAcagacttcagtgggaaaatgctcaccttcaatggcacgctggagaagcatgctcttcacggatgaatcccggtttcaactgtaccagcaTGTCGTCATGTAggcaagtggtttgctgatgtcaacattgtaaaCAGAGTGCTCCATGGAGTGGGTGATTATGGtctgggcaggcataaactacggacaacgaacacaattgcgattggaatgcacagagatactgtgacgagatcgaggcccattgtcgtgccattcatcagcAGCCATCAcctcagcatgataatgcacggccccacgttgcaaggatctgtacactatTCCTGGAAGCTCTTCcaaggcctgcatactcaccagacatgtcacccattgagcaagtttgggatgctctggatcgacatgcaCCAGTGTTTCAGTTCCCGCCAAAATCCaccaacttcgcacagccattgaagagtgggacaacattcaccaggccacaatcaacagcctgatcaactctatgtgaaagagacgtgttgcgctgcatgaggggAATTGTagtcacaccaaatactgactggttctgatccatgccccaagtttttttttttgaggCATCTGTGACTTACAGATGCATATatttattcccagtcatgtgaaatccataaattat
Coding sequences within:
- the LOC135508141 gene encoding solute carrier family 38 member 6-like, which produces MIDMCITIFVLPPSRIPGYTSSLLFMLIFLVVVVVKKWVHPLPPTKQCDQALFLLIFSLFVGLLSLCHRGHLGREPLNRTT